From the Candidatus Nomurabacteria bacterium genome, one window contains:
- the map gene encoding type I methionyl aminopeptidase, giving the protein MIIIKTKKEIEILREGGKILGKVLDSVVKKVKPGITTDELDRYAYELIKKAGGKPAFLDYQPDGASYPYPATICISVNDEIVHGIPSPRILKEGDVVSLDLGLNYKGMFTDHARTVGVGKTNLKSRKLLSVAEEALHIGIDQARAGNTTGDIGHAIESFIKPYKYGIVRELAGHGVGRAIHEDPYIPNFGKAGHGEKLVAGMVIAIEPMVNEGTASVVFEDDGYTVSTKDGKKSAHFEHTVLITDGDPEVLTEV; this is encoded by the coding sequence GTGATAATAATTAAAACAAAAAAAGAAATAGAAATTTTGCGTGAGGGCGGGAAGATCTTGGGTAAGGTGTTGGATTCCGTGGTCAAAAAAGTAAAACCAGGAATCACTACAGACGAGTTAGATAGATATGCGTATGAATTGATAAAAAAGGCTGGTGGTAAGCCTGCTTTTTTAGACTACCAGCCTGATGGAGCTTCTTACCCATATCCAGCAACAATATGTATTTCAGTAAATGACGAAATAGTGCACGGTATTCCAAGTCCTAGAATTTTAAAAGAAGGCGATGTCGTTTCTCTTGATTTAGGACTTAATTACAAAGGTATGTTTACTGACCATGCTCGAACCGTGGGTGTGGGTAAAACAAATCTTAAATCTAGAAAATTACTTTCTGTCGCAGAAGAAGCATTGCATATAGGTATTGACCAGGCTCGTGCTGGAAATACTACAGGAGATATAGGGCATGCTATAGAAAGTTTTATAAAACCATATAAATATGGAATCGTAAGAGAGCTTGCAGGACACGGAGTAGGACGTGCAATTCACGAAGATCCTTATATACCTAACTTTGGTAAGGCAGGGCATGGAGAAAAGCTTGTGGCGGGTATGGTGATTGCGATAGAGCCTATGGTAAACGAAGGCACAGCTTCTGTTGTATTTGAAGATGATGGATATACTGTTTCTACAAAAGACGGTAAAAAGAGTGCCCATTTTGAGCATACGGTTCTTATAACCGATGGAGATCCAGAAGTTTTAACAGAAGTATAA
- a CDS encoding uL15 family ribosomal protein translates to MQIHKLKRNTPNKKSAQVGRGGTRGKTSGRGTKGQKSRAGNKRRPHIRDIIKKLPKLRGRGKNSFVSFEIKPAVVNLSAIESNFKAGDIVTPTILLEKKLVKRIRGITPKVKLLGTGELTKKIIFSRILVSESAKAKIAATGGEIRK, encoded by the coding sequence ATGCAAATACACAAACTAAAAAGAAATACTCCAAATAAAAAGAGCGCTCAAGTAGGACGTGGTGGTACTCGTGGAAAAACTTCTGGACGTGGAACAAAAGGACAGAAGTCACGCGCAGGTAACAAGAGACGCCCTCATATTCGAGATATCATAAAAAAGCTACCTAAACTTCGTGGTAGAGGTAAAAACAGTTTCGTTAGTTTTGAAATTAAACCAGCAGTTGTGAACCTATCTGCAATCGAATCTAATTTCAAAGCAGGGGATATTGTTACACCAACTATATTACTTGAAAAAAAGCTCGTAAAACGCATCCGTGGTATTACACCAAAAGTTAAACTATTAGGTACTGGTGAATTAACTAAGAAAATAATCTTCTCAAGAATACTAGTTTCAGAATCAGCAAAAGCTAAGATAGCTGCAACTGGAGGAGAAATACGCAAATAA
- the secY gene encoding preprotein translocase subunit SecY, whose translation MTKFWQKIHKIFTDKQLRKRILFTVLMLAAFRILAAIPVPGIDTSRLASLLANNQFLGIINIFSGGGLSNLSIIMLGVGPYITASIIMQLLTLMIPRLKEMYQEEGEIGRKRFTQYSRLLTVPLAAIQGFSLLVILARQGVLPALGLFDLITSIVVIIAGSMLLMWIGELITEFGIGNGVSVIIFAGIVATVPTQMSQILFSFDPSQVPFYILFILAGILMIIGVIYVTEAERPIPVTYAKQSRGNATTQGASTYIPLRVNQAGVIPIIFALSILLFPQLIGNYLATSTSLFLLKVSDFMLLFAQGTLWYGIAYFVLVFLFTYFYTAVTFDPHAMATNLQKGGAFVPGIRPGTATEEYVGNIVTRITFLGALFLGLVAVFPFIIQKVTGITQLAIGGTALLIVVSVVLDIIKKIDAQLSMREY comes from the coding sequence ATGACAAAGTTCTGGCAAAAAATACATAAAATATTTACTGATAAACAACTAAGAAAGCGAATATTGTTCACTGTGTTAATGCTGGCGGCTTTTAGAATTTTGGCTGCTATTCCAGTTCCGGGGATAGATACATCTCGACTAGCTTCTCTGCTCGCAAACAACCAATTCTTGGGAATAATAAATATATTTTCTGGAGGAGGACTATCAAACCTATCAATTATAATGTTGGGTGTAGGTCCATATATCACAGCTTCTATCATAATGCAGCTTCTTACTCTTATGATCCCTCGTTTGAAGGAGATGTATCAAGAAGAAGGTGAGATCGGAAGAAAGCGTTTTACTCAATACTCAAGACTTCTTACAGTCCCTCTAGCTGCTATTCAAGGTTTTAGTTTGCTTGTAATACTTGCAAGACAAGGAGTTTTGCCTGCACTAGGATTATTTGATCTTATAACTAGCATAGTAGTTATAATTGCTGGTTCTATGCTTTTGATGTGGATTGGTGAACTTATCACAGAATTCGGTATAGGTAACGGTGTCTCAGTTATAATTTTTGCAGGTATCGTAGCGACAGTTCCAACTCAAATGAGTCAAATCTTGTTCTCTTTTGATCCATCTCAGGTGCCATTTTATATACTCTTTATATTGGCTGGTATATTGATGATTATTGGAGTTATATATGTTACTGAGGCTGAAAGACCTATCCCTGTTACATATGCAAAACAATCAAGAGGTAACGCAACAACACAAGGAGCTTCTACATATATCCCACTGCGCGTTAACCAAGCTGGAGTTATTCCTATAATTTTCGCACTATCAATACTTCTATTTCCACAACTTATAGGTAACTACCTAGCAACTTCAACATCACTGTTTCTTTTGAAAGTTTCTGACTTCATGCTCTTGTTTGCTCAAGGAACACTTTGGTATGGAATTGCATACTTTGTATTGGTATTCTTGTTCACTTACTTCTACACTGCTGTTACTTTTGATCCGCACGCTATGGCTACAAACTTACAAAAAGGCGGTGCTTTTGTTCCAGGTATTAGACCAGGAACTGCAACAGAAGAATATGTAGGTAACATAGTTACTCGCATAACATTCCTAGGCGCTCTATTCTTGGGATTGGTAGCAGTATTTCCATTCATCATTCAGAAAGTTACAGGTATCACACAACTTGCTATCGGCGGAACAGCACTCTTGATCGTAGTTTCTGTAGTGCTTGATATAATCAAAAAAATCGACGCTCAGCTATCAATGCGAGAATACTAA
- the ndk gene encoding nucleoside-diphosphate kinase, producing MARPNEEKSLIIIKPDTLQRNLVGEIISRFERKGLKIIGMKMMTVEDAVLKEHYAHIADKPFFPGILNYMKTCPVIVMAVSGINAISAIRLIVGPTRGYEADAGSIRGDFSMSAQSNLVHASDSLEAGENEIKRFFKSEELFSYGKIDTDLIYSEHKD from the coding sequence ATGGCACGACCAAATGAAGAAAAGTCATTAATAATCATCAAACCAGATACACTTCAGCGAAATCTTGTGGGTGAAATAATAAGTCGCTTTGAAAGAAAGGGTTTGAAGATAATTGGTATGAAAATGATGACAGTAGAGGATGCTGTTTTAAAAGAACATTACGCACATATTGCAGATAAACCATTTTTCCCTGGTATTTTAAATTACATGAAAACATGTCCTGTTATAGTAATGGCGGTTTCAGGTATCAATGCTATATCAGCAATAAGACTAATAGTCGGCCCAACACGAGGATATGAAGCAGACGCTGGTAGCATAAGAGGAGATTTCTCTATGAGTGCTCAATCCAATCTGGTTCACGCATCTGATTCTTTGGAGGCTGGAGAAAATGAGATAAAAAGATTTTTTAAATCGGAAGAATTATTTTCTTATGGAAAAATTGATACAGATTTAATATATTCTGAACACAAAGATTAA
- a CDS encoding type Z 30S ribosomal protein S14 gives MAKKSTVARSKRKPKFSTRKVNRCFRCGRTRGFMGDFGVCRICFRELANEGKIPGIRKSSW, from the coding sequence ATGGCTAAAAAATCAACCGTTGCACGGTCAAAAAGAAAACCAAAATTTAGTACTCGAAAAGTAAATCGATGTTTTCGTTGTGGTCGCACACGTGGTTTCATGGGAGATTTCGGAGTTTGTCGTATTTGCTTTAGAGAATTAGCAAACGAAGGTAAGATTCCAGGTATCCGTAAATCTAGTTGGTAA
- a CDS encoding 30S ribosomal protein S5, whose protein sequence is MDTEENKNITPEVVAAEPKKEAVVPQKREGGSRGAPKGHGGNRSGGRSGGFSRPKPEFDQKIIDIRRVTRVVAGGRRMSFSVAMVIGDKKGSVGFGTGKATDTALAISKALKNARKNMITIKTTKGMSIPHEVEAKFASSRIKISPNKRHGIVAGSTVRDIVILAGLKNITGKIHSGSKNKLNNAQATLKALSLIATKKRVAPVEEVQSYVQQ, encoded by the coding sequence ATGGATACAGAAGAGAACAAAAACATAACACCTGAAGTTGTAGCAGCAGAACCTAAGAAGGAGGCTGTTGTTCCACAGAAGAGAGAAGGTGGATCTCGTGGAGCACCAAAAGGTCATGGAGGAAATCGCTCTGGAGGCAGAAGTGGAGGTTTTTCTAGACCAAAACCAGAATTTGACCAAAAGATTATTGATATCCGTCGCGTTACTCGTGTTGTAGCAGGAGGACGTCGCATGAGTTTCTCTGTAGCTATGGTTATAGGAGACAAGAAAGGTTCAGTAGGATTTGGAACAGGAAAGGCTACAGATACAGCGCTCGCTATATCTAAAGCACTAAAGAATGCTAGAAAGAACATGATAACAATCAAGACTACAAAAGGAATGTCTATTCCTCATGAAGTAGAAGCAAAATTCGCAAGTTCACGAATCAAAATATCTCCAAACAAGAGACACGGAATAGTTGCAGGTAGTACTGTTCGTGATATCGTAATACTAGCAGGATTGAAAAACATTACAGGAAAGATTCATTCAGGAAGTAAAAACAAATTGAATAACGCACAAGCTACTCTTAAGGCATTGTCACTTATAGCAACAAAGAAGCGAGTTGCTCCTGTAGAAGAAGTACAATCATACGTACAGCAATAA
- a CDS encoding nucleoside monophosphate kinase, translated as MENKPQTFIFFGRSGSGKGTQAKLLKELLEGKNRKVIYLETGEKFRDFIQKDNYTANLTKGVMKDGGLLPPFLPVWIWADSLIEQFTGVEDLILDGLARRASEAPVLDSAISFYKRERPYVVSINVSRNWSKERMMSRGRSDDTEEYIESRLDWYDRDVVPAIEYFRNHSGYHFIDVHGEQSIEKVHEELIKKISILKGDNN; from the coding sequence ATGGAAAACAAACCTCAAACATTTATATTCTTTGGCAGATCTGGATCTGGCAAGGGAACACAAGCTAAATTACTCAAAGAACTTCTAGAAGGTAAAAACCGCAAGGTTATTTACCTTGAAACGGGTGAAAAGTTTAGAGACTTTATTCAGAAAGATAACTATACAGCTAATTTAACGAAGGGTGTTATGAAAGACGGAGGGCTACTGCCACCTTTTTTACCTGTATGGATTTGGGCAGATTCACTAATTGAGCAGTTTACTGGAGTAGAAGATTTGATACTAGACGGACTTGCTCGTAGAGCATCAGAGGCTCCGGTGCTTGATTCTGCAATTTCTTTTTACAAAAGAGAAAGACCTTATGTTGTATCTATAAATGTATCTAGGAATTGGTCAAAAGAACGCATGATGAGTCGAGGTAGGAGTGATGATACAGAAGAGTATATAGAGTCACGACTTGATTGGTATGATAGGGATGTGGTGCCTGCTATAGAGTATTTTAGAAATCACTCAGGTTATCATTTTATTGATGTGCACGGTGAGCAGTCTATTGAAAAAGTTCACGAAGAATTGATTAAAAAGATTTCAATTTTAAAAGGTGATAATAATTAA
- a CDS encoding 50S ribosomal protein L18, whose product MKTVNKKTEKRNRIKRKIKIKISGTSERPRLSVFRSNKFIYAQLIDDTKGTTLASYSDVKIDKGTKNERAISVGKEIAKIAIEKGIKTVVFDRNGFKYTGRVKLLADKAREGGLIF is encoded by the coding sequence ATGAAAACAGTAAACAAAAAAACAGAAAAGAGAAACCGCATAAAACGAAAGATCAAGATCAAGATCAGTGGTACTTCAGAGCGTCCACGCTTGTCAGTTTTTCGCTCAAATAAGTTTATATACGCACAGCTTATTGATGACACAAAAGGCACAACTCTGGCTTCATATTCAGATGTAAAAATAGACAAAGGAACAAAAAATGAAAGAGCAATAAGTGTTGGAAAAGAAATTGCTAAGATTGCTATTGAGAAGGGAATAAAAACTGTTGTTTTTGATAGAAATGGATTTAAATATACTGGACGTGTAAAACTTCTTGCAGATAAAGCTCGAGAAGGAGGATTAATTTTTTAA
- the rplF gene encoding 50S ribosomal protein L6, with product MSRVGKKQLKIESGVTITYVDGLCTVTGPKGTITKNFRDDIEIKIEDGLVTFSPRKDTVFSRALWGTYASHVENMINGVTNMFSKKLILEGVGFKSEVSGQNLNLALGFSHPVVVPIPAGLTVTAEKNVITVSGIDKELVGQFTAKVRAMKKPEPYKGKGFRYDTETIRRKQGKKSA from the coding sequence ATGTCACGCGTAGGAAAAAAACAACTTAAAATCGAATCTGGAGTAACAATTACTTACGTTGATGGTCTTTGTACTGTTACAGGTCCAAAGGGTACTATTACAAAAAACTTCCGAGATGATATTGAAATAAAAATCGAGGATGGATTGGTAACTTTCTCACCAAGAAAAGACACAGTGTTCAGTAGAGCTCTATGGGGAACATATGCTTCTCATGTTGAAAACATGATTAACGGTGTTACAAATATGTTCTCAAAGAAATTGATTCTTGAGGGAGTTGGATTCAAGTCAGAGGTTTCTGGTCAAAATCTAAACCTAGCATTAGGCTTCTCTCACCCTGTGGTTGTTCCAATCCCAGCAGGTCTTACAGTAACTGCTGAAAAGAACGTAATCACTGTTTCTGGAATAGACAAAGAACTTGTAGGACAATTTACAGCAAAAGTTCGTGCGATGAAAAAGCCTGAGCCTTATAAAGGTAAAGGATTCCGTTACGACACAGAGACTATTCGCCGAAAACAAGGTAAGAAATCTGCATAA
- the rpsH gene encoding 30S ribosomal protein S8, translating into MDPIADMLIKLKNANRAEHETVSVPFSQIKLAILECLVGEGYIKSVTKKTEKTHPTLEAELAYRDGSPRISDVSRISKPSRRMYMGAKDIRPIKNGFGLIVLSTPKGIMSGTKAKKELVGGEVLFKMW; encoded by the coding sequence ATGGATCCAATCGCAGACATGTTAATAAAGCTAAAGAACGCTAACCGTGCAGAGCACGAAACTGTTAGTGTTCCTTTTTCACAGATAAAACTCGCTATTTTAGAGTGTTTGGTTGGTGAAGGGTACATAAAATCAGTTACAAAGAAGACTGAAAAAACTCACCCAACTCTTGAAGCTGAATTGGCTTATAGAGATGGATCTCCTCGTATAAGTGATGTTTCTAGAATTTCAAAGCCTTCTCGCAGAATGTACATGGGTGCAAAAGATATCAGACCTATCAAAAATGGCTTTGGACTTATTGTCCTATCAACTCCAAAGGGTATTATGTCTGGAACAAAAGCAAAGAAAGAACTGGTCGGTGGAGAGGTGCTATTTAAAATGTGGTAA
- the rplE gene encoding 50S ribosomal protein L5: MEPIKIKEEKAYEIMKAKRGYKNRLASPRLLKVIVASGTGSGIKKDKNRNEFIIGRLAKITGQKPATKSAKKSIASFKVRQGDPVGVMVTLRGARMYGFLDKLTNVAIPRMKDFRGIETKIVDSIGNLTLPIREHTIFPETGDEELKDVFGLAITVVTSAKTKEEALEFFTLLGFPFKK; the protein is encoded by the coding sequence ATGGAACCAATAAAGATAAAAGAAGAAAAAGCATATGAGATTATGAAAGCTAAGCGCGGTTATAAAAACCGTCTTGCCTCACCTCGTTTGTTGAAAGTCATAGTTGCATCTGGTACAGGTAGTGGAATCAAAAAGGATAAGAATCGCAATGAATTCATAATTGGCCGTCTTGCAAAGATCACAGGTCAAAAACCAGCAACAAAAAGTGCAAAGAAATCTATCGCTAGTTTTAAAGTTAGACAAGGAGATCCAGTTGGAGTTATGGTTACTCTACGCGGGGCTCGTATGTATGGATTCCTAGATAAACTGACAAACGTCGCTATCCCTCGTATGAAAGACTTCCGAGGTATTGAGACAAAGATCGTTGATTCTATAGGAAACTTAACTCTTCCAATCCGCGAACACACTATTTTCCCAGAAACAGGTGACGAAGAACTAAAAGATGTGTTTGGACTTGCTATTACAGTAGTAACAAGTGCAAAAACAAAAGAAGAAGCACTTGAATTCTTCACACTCCTAGGTTTTCCTTTCAAGAAATAA
- a CDS encoding type IV secretion system DNA-binding domain-containing protein, protein MEPNFFKELPKFQSPEEELKFLREHIAKREQQLTEAGSTPEKKNIADETLQAYKNIPQEQVLLEKNKVSEAEAGQFVLRLKPEAHDAKMEELLGVLISRGIKAAMEMASGFKNPHIDDDFHRFLVQYLTSTQNIPGLKEGTPMFKGLNMSLFEVTLPPSATGNEKNFKELLGAMEQFYAGMQSVAGDMSNKTKEYYTLEIALSSSSNEVVVYAAVPKNKGQLFEKQVLSFYTDAKVREVSDDYNIFSVGGASSGAYASLSENPIMPIKTHDMLDHDPMQAVLNVFSKMKREGEGAAIQFTIIPAGDTFIKRFTSILKDVKDGLSIKEANEKYKVGSAILSASKNLLFGSGKEKDKDKKIDDNAVNHISEKIKSSILEVGIRVIASAETKERADDILVELESAFNQFNDPGSNRFAFNKISDKNLPGLFHEYSYRLINESENLPLNLKEISTVFHFPVGVGNPQLKEAKAGIAPAPLDMSSDGILLGINKYRGMETPVHMKREDRMRHFYVIGQTGTGKTVILKNMIAQDIANGDGCCFIDPHGTDIQDILSYVPPERIDDVIYFDPAYIPRPMALNMLEFDPRYPEQKTMVIDTLMMIFNQLFSKESMGPMFEQYFKNGAYLVMDHPESGSTLLEITRVLADKAFRDMKLQHCKNPIVKQFWASAEATTGDQGLSNFVPYITSKFDVFISNEFTRPVVLQETSALNFRDIMDNKKILLVNLSKGRLGELNANLIGMLIVMKFQMAALSRVDSYGKQMSDFYLYIDEFQNVTTPAIASILSEARKYRLSLNVAHQYISQLPDDIKNAVFGNVGSMAVFRISPEDASFLEPKFTPTFTAQDISRLDNYNAYMSMIINGAPALKPFNIETLAPRKGNVEIVEKLKQISYLKYGRDRAEVEEEVFAKFKKSQ, encoded by the coding sequence ATGGAACCCAATTTTTTCAAAGAATTACCCAAATTTCAATCTCCTGAAGAGGAGTTGAAATTTTTGCGAGAACACATAGCAAAAAGAGAGCAACAGTTAACTGAAGCAGGTTCTACTCCTGAGAAAAAAAATATAGCAGATGAGACCTTGCAGGCTTACAAGAATATTCCTCAAGAACAAGTTTTGTTGGAAAAAAATAAAGTCTCTGAAGCAGAAGCAGGACAATTTGTATTAAGACTAAAGCCAGAAGCCCACGATGCAAAGATGGAAGAGCTTTTGGGTGTTTTGATCTCTAGAGGCATAAAGGCTGCTATGGAGATGGCGTCTGGATTTAAGAATCCACATATAGATGATGACTTTCATAGATTCTTGGTTCAGTACTTAACTTCAACTCAAAACATTCCTGGATTAAAAGAAGGAACTCCGATGTTTAAGGGTCTTAACATGTCTCTTTTTGAAGTTACACTACCTCCTTCTGCGACAGGTAACGAAAAGAATTTCAAAGAACTTTTAGGTGCTATGGAGCAGTTTTATGCAGGTATGCAATCTGTTGCAGGGGATATGAGCAATAAAACAAAAGAATATTACACACTCGAAATTGCTCTATCTAGTTCAAGCAACGAAGTTGTTGTGTACGCTGCTGTTCCAAAAAACAAAGGTCAACTATTTGAAAAACAAGTTTTATCTTTTTATACAGACGCAAAAGTTCGAGAAGTTAGTGATGACTACAATATATTTTCTGTAGGAGGGGCTTCTTCTGGTGCGTACGCTAGTTTGTCTGAGAATCCAATTATGCCAATCAAGACTCACGATATGCTTGATCATGATCCTATGCAAGCAGTTTTGAATGTTTTTTCAAAGATGAAACGTGAAGGTGAAGGAGCAGCTATACAATTTACCATCATCCCAGCTGGGGATACTTTTATAAAACGATTCACAAGTATCTTAAAGGATGTAAAAGATGGCTTATCTATAAAAGAGGCCAATGAAAAATATAAAGTCGGTTCTGCTATCCTAAGTGCTTCAAAAAATCTATTATTTGGATCTGGAAAAGAAAAAGATAAAGACAAAAAAATTGATGATAATGCTGTAAATCATATAAGTGAAAAGATCAAAAGTTCCATTTTAGAAGTCGGCATACGGGTAATTGCTTCTGCAGAGACAAAAGAGAGAGCAGATGATATCTTGGTTGAGCTAGAAAGTGCGTTCAATCAATTTAATGATCCTGGAAGTAATAGATTTGCTTTCAATAAAATTTCAGACAAGAATTTACCAGGATTATTTCATGAGTATTCATATAGACTGATAAATGAATCCGAGAACCTTCCTCTAAATCTAAAAGAAATTTCAACAGTTTTTCATTTTCCAGTTGGAGTAGGTAATCCACAGCTCAAAGAAGCAAAAGCTGGTATTGCTCCAGCACCACTCGATATGTCTAGTGATGGAATATTGCTCGGTATAAATAAATACAGAGGTATGGAAACTCCTGTGCATATGAAGCGCGAAGATCGTATGCGTCACTTTTATGTTATTGGTCAGACCGGTACTGGTAAAACTGTGATTTTGAAGAATATGATTGCTCAGGATATTGCAAATGGTGATGGATGTTGTTTTATAGATCCACACGGCACCGATATTCAAGATATATTGTCATATGTTCCGCCAGAGAGAATCGATGATGTTATCTATTTTGATCCTGCTTATATTCCTCGACCAATGGCGCTAAACATGCTTGAATTTGATCCACGATACCCAGAGCAGAAGACTATGGTTATAGACACACTCATGATGATCTTCAACCAGCTCTTTTCAAAAGAATCTATGGGGCCGATGTTTGAGCAGTATTTTAAAAATGGTGCATATTTGGTTATGGATCATCCAGAGAGTGGCTCTACCTTGCTTGAAATCACCCGTGTTCTAGCAGATAAAGCTTTCCGAGATATGAAGCTACAACACTGTAAAAACCCTATTGTGAAGCAATTTTGGGCTTCTGCTGAAGCAACTACAGGTGATCAAGGTCTTTCAAACTTCGTACCCTACATCACTTCAAAATTTGATGTGTTTATCTCAAACGAGTTTACTCGTCCTGTTGTACTCCAAGAAACTTCTGCACTTAATTTTAGAGATATCATGGATAACAAGAAAATTCTTCTTGTGAATCTGTCCAAGGGAAGACTAGGGGAACTGAATGCAAACTTGATAGGTATGCTTATTGTTATGAAGTTTCAGATGGCAGCACTTTCACGCGTTGATTCTTATGGAAAGCAGATGTCAGATTTTTATTTATACATAGATGAATTCCAGAACGTAACAACTCCTGCAATAGCATCTATTCTATCTGAGGCTCGTAAATATAGACTGTCGCTCAACGTTGCTCACCAATATATTTCACAGCTTCCAGATGATATTAAAAATGCAGTTTTTGGTAACGTGGGTTCAATGGCAGTATTTCGCATAAGTCCAGAAGATGCTTCGTTCTTGGAACCAAAATTTACTCCAACATTTACTGCACAAGATATTTCAAGACTCGATAACTACAACGCATATATGAGTATGATTATAAATGGTGCACCGGCGTTGAAACCCTTCAATATAGAAACATTGGCGCCACGAAAAGGAAACGTAGAAATAGTAGAAAAATTGAAACAAATCTCATATCTAAAATACGGGCGTGATCGCGCAGAAGTAGAGGAAGAAGTTTTTGCAAAATTCAAGAAGTCTCAATAG
- the rplX gene encoding 50S ribosomal protein L24 → MMKIKKGDNVIVLTGKDKGKSGSVLKAIPSENKVVIDGINKKKKHIRSRARGAKGQVVEVSLPIHASNVKLKSDAAAKPKKTKK, encoded by the coding sequence ATTATGAAAATCAAGAAAGGAGACAATGTAATAGTGCTAACAGGTAAGGATAAAGGCAAGAGTGGATCTGTCTTGAAGGCTATTCCTAGTGAAAATAAAGTTGTTATTGATGGAATAAATAAAAAAAAGAAGCATATTCGTAGCCGTGCAAGAGGTGCAAAAGGACAAGTAGTCGAAGTTTCTCTACCAATACACGCATCAAATGTTAAACTGAAGAGTGATGCAGCGGCAAAACCTAAAAAGACTAAGAAATAA